The Mauremys reevesii isolate NIE-2019 linkage group 1, ASM1616193v1, whole genome shotgun sequence genome has a segment encoding these proteins:
- the KDELR3 gene encoding ER lumen protein-retaining receptor 3 — protein sequence MNIFRILGDVSHLLAMIILLVKIWRSKSCAGISGKSQILFTLVFTTRYLDLFTTFISLYNTVMKVIFLVCAYITVYMIYVKFQKTFDREHDSFRLEFLLVPVTGLSFLENHSFTPLEILWTFSIYLESVAILPQLFMISKTGEAETITTHYLFFLGLYRALYLANWIWRYHTENFYDQIAVVSGVVQTIFYCDFFYLYVTKVLKGKKLSLPMPV from the exons ATGAATATATTCCGGATCCTGGGAGATGTCTCCCATTTGCTGGCTATGATCATATTACTGGTCAAGATCTGGAGATCCAAGTCCTGTGCTG GTATCTCCGGGAAGAGCCAGATCCTTTTCACTCTTGTCTTCACGACCCGCTATCTTGACCTGTTCACCACCTTCATCTCACTCTATAACACCGTGATGAAG GTCATTTTCTTGGTGTGCGCCTACATCACAGTGTATATGATCTACGTGAAATTCCAGAAAACATTTGACAGAGAGCATGACTCCTTCCGTCTGGAATTCCTCTTGGTCCCCGTCACAGGCTTGTCATTTCTGGAGAACCACAGCTTTACCCCCTTAGAG ATCCTCTGGACCTTCTCCATCTACCTGGAATCAGTAGCCATCCTTCCTCAGCTCTTCATGATCAGTAAGACAGGGGAGGCAGAGACTATCACAACCCACTACCTCTTCTTCCTGGGTCTCTATCGTGCGCTCTACCTTGCCAACTGGATCTGGCGCTACCACACAGAAAATTTCTATGACCAGATTGCCGTGGTTTCTGGGGTGGTACAGACCATCTTCTACTGTGATTTCTTCTATCTCTACGTCACTAAAG